A region from the Triticum urartu cultivar G1812 chromosome 1, Tu2.1, whole genome shotgun sequence genome encodes:
- the LOC125538730 gene encoding endoglucanase 15-like, giving the protein MARNSSGAHVAAAIFGLMVVASMASLASGHDYAMALKKSLLYFEAQRSGALPPDQRVTWRASSGLFDGKANGVDLVGGYYDAGDNVKFGLPMAFTVTMMSWSILEYGKQMAASGELKNAMDAVKWGTDYFIKAHPEPDVLYGEVGDGDTDHTCWQRPEDMTTSRQAFRVDPQNPGSDLAGETAAAMAAASMVFRTTYPGYANLLLEHSKQLFEFADKYRGKYDASITVARNYYGSFSGYGDELLWAAAWLFEATEEPFYLEYLARNGDALGGTGWSINQFGWDVKYPGVQVLAAKFLLQGRAGEHAEALQRYRQNAEFFVCSCVGKGAVNVPRTPGGVMYHQRWNNLQFVTSASFLLTVYADYATVTGRGAVRCPAGAAQPFEILAFVKSQVNYILGDNPRATSYMVGYGQNYPRQVHHRGASIVSVRTDPSFVSCQEGYASWYNKQAVNPNTLDGAIVGGPDEYDDFADERNNYEQTEAATYNSAPLLGVLARLAGACGGLDEYQSLPQVAAANRTPRPAHRRHPHLEIEQNVTRTWAIRRRTYHRYSVTVTNRSRKTVRGLHLGVSELDGRLWGLDKARYGYVPRRWLRALRPGRSVRFGYVQPGPPANVWVTGYKLV; this is encoded by the exons ATGGCCAGGAACAGTAGTGGCGCTCATGTTGCCGCTGCAATCTTCGGTCTCATGGTGGTCGCGTCAATGGCGAGCCTTGCTTCTGGACATGACTATGCCATGGCGTTGAAGAAGAGCCTCCTCTACTTCGAGGCGCAGAGGTCCGGCGCGCTCCCTCCTGACCAGAGGGTCACCTGGAGAGCCAGCTCCGGCCTCTTTGACGGGAAGGCCAACGGG GTTGATCTTGTGGGAGGCTACTACGACGCAGGGGACAACGTCAAGTTCGGGCTGCCCATGGCGTTCACGGTGACCATGATGTCCTGGAGCATCCTCGAGTACGGCAAGCAGATGGCCGCCTCCGGCGAGCTCAAGAACGCCATGGACGCCGTCAAGTGGGGCACGGACTACTTCATCAAGGCGCACCCCGAGCCCGACGTGCTGTACGGCGAGGTTGGCGACGGCGACACGGATCACACCTGCTGGCAGCGGCCCGAGGACATGACGACCAGCCGCCAGGCGTTCCGCGTTGATCCCCAGAATCCCGGGTCGGACCTGGCCGGAGAGACGGCCGCGGCAATGGCCGCCGCGTCGATGGTCTTCCGCACCACTTATCCGGGCTACGCCAACCTGCTCCTAGAACATTCTAAGCAG CTGTTCGAATTCGCCGACAAGTACCGGGGGAAGTACGATGCCAGCATCACCGTGGCGCGGAATTACTACGGGTCATTCAGCGGATACGGG GATGAGCTGCTATGGGCGGCGGCGTGGCTGTTCGAGGCCACGGAGGAGCCGTTCTACCTCGAGTACCTCGCGCGCAACGGCGACGCCCTGGGCGGCACGGGCTGGTCCATCAACCAGTTCGGCTGGGACGTCAAGTACCCCGGCGTGCAAGTGCTGGCAGCCAAG TTCCTGCTTCAGGGCAGAGCCGGGGAGCACGCGGAGGCGCTGCAAAGGTACCGGCAGAACGCCGAGTTCTTCGTGTGCTCGTGCGTCGGCAAGGGTGCCGTCAACGTCCCGAGGACCCCCGGCGGCGTCATGTACCACCAGAGGTGGAACAACCTCCAGTTCGTCACCAGCGCCTCCTTCCTGCTCACCGTGTACGCCGACTACGCCACGGTGACAGGCAGGGGCGCCGTGCGCTGCCCCGCCGGTGCCGCACAGCCCTTCGAGATCCTCGCGTTCGTCAAGTCTCAG GTGAACTACATCCTTGGCGACAACCCGAGGGCGACGAGCTACATGGTCGGGTACGGGCAGAACTACCCGCGGCAGGTGCACCACCGGGGCGCCTCCATCGTGTCGGTGAGGACGGACCCGTCCTTCGTGAGCTGCCAGGAGGGCTACGCGAGCTGGTACAACAAGCAGGCCGTGAACCCCAACACCCTCGACGGCGCCATCGTCGGGGGCCCCGATGAGTACGACGACTTCGCCGACGAGAGGAACAACTACGAGCAGACGGAGGCGGCCACCTACAACAGCGCGCCACTGCTCGGCGTCCTCGCCCGCCTCGCCGGCGCCTGTGGCGGGCTGGACGAGTACCAGTCGCTCCCGCAGGTGGCTGCTGCAAACCGCACGCCACGGCCGGCTCATCGTCGGCATCCTCACCTTGAGATCGAGCAGAACGTGACGAGGACCTGGGCGATCAGGCGCAGGACCTACCACAGGTACTCGGTGACGGTGACCAACAGGTCCCGGAAGACGGTGCGGGGGCTCCACCTCGGCGTCTCGGAGCTCGACGGCCGGCTCTGGGGCCTCGACAAGGCGCGGTACGGGTACGTTCCCCGGAGGTGGCTGCGGGCGCTGCGCCCCGGGAGGAGCGTCAGGTTTGGGTACGTGCAGCCCGGCCCTCCGGCCAACGTGTGGGTCACTGGATACAAGCTGGTGTGA